The Xiphias gladius isolate SHS-SW01 ecotype Sanya breed wild chromosome 9, ASM1685928v1, whole genome shotgun sequence genome window below encodes:
- the LOC120794346 gene encoding neurexophilin-1-like: MRVDGSSDRILCNMEMLACHCFVWILLKGTFCLLVLGQHHDADFPFDKRASPELNRDQEPSSQKNRAIQTTSPIQNTKLPISPFIPLSKQGLLEILRGNFQSHSNPSVKIKLLPIMKVHKFSRTFSWGDFYSNIKTVKLNLLIMGKIVDHGNGSLGVYFRHNSTGEGNVSVSLVPPIKEVEFDLERQSVVNPKDSKTFNCRVDYEKTERNKKVILCNYDPSKTCAQEQTQSHVTWMCSKPFQVICIYVSFYSTDYRLVQKVCPDYSYQNPGAYLPTG; the protein is encoded by the exons ATGAGAGTGGATGGATCTTCTGATAGGATTTTATGCAATATGGAGATGCTTGCCTGTCACTGCTTTGTATGGATACTTCTGAAAGGAACCTTTTGTTtg TTGGTTCTTGGGCAACATCATGACGCCGACTTCCCCTTCGACAAGAGAGCATCGCCTGAACTCAACAGAGACCAAGAGCCTTCTTCACAGAAGAACAGGGCGATTCAGACTACGAGTCCGATTCAAAACACCAAGCTACCCATCAGTCCCTTCATCCCTCTTTCAAAGCAGGGACTTTTGGAAATACTTAGAGGGAACTTCCAATCACACTCCAACCCGTCCGTAAAGATCAAGCTACTGCCTATCATGAAAGTTCACAAATTCTCCAGGACGTTCAGCTGGGGAGACTTTTACTCAAACATCAAGACAGTCAAACTGAATTTGCTGATAATGGGTAAGATCGTGGATCATGGGAACGGCTCTCTTGGAGTCTACTTCCGCCACAACTCCACTGGTGAGGGCAACGTCTCTGTCAGCCTTGTCCCACCGATAAAAGAGGTGGAGTTTGACTTGGAGCGCCAAAGTGTGGTCAACCCCAAAGACTCAAAGACATTCAACTGCAGGGTGGACTACGAGAAAACGGAACGTAACAAGAAGGTGATTTTGTGCAACTATGACCCATCAAAGACGTGTGCTCAGGAGCAGACTCAGAGCCACGTCACCTGGATGTGCTCCAAACCTTTCCAAGTCATCTGTATCTACGTGTCTTTCTATAGCACAGACTACAGGCTTGTTCAGAAAGTCTGTCCAGACTACAGCTACCAGAATCCAGGTGCCTACTTGCCCACGGGTTAA
- the LOC120794347 gene encoding speckle-type POZ protein: protein MSRVPSPPPPAEMSSGPVAESWCYTQIKVVKFSYMWTINNFSFCREEMGEVIKSSTFSSGANDKLKWCLRVNPKGLDEESKDYLSLYLLLVSCPKAEVRAKFKFSILNAKGEETKAMESQRAYRFVQGKDWGFKKFIRRDFLLDEANGLLPDDKLTLFCEVSVVQDSVNISGQNTMNMVKVPDCRLADELGGLWENSRFTDCSLCVAGQEFQAHKAILAARSPVFSAMFEHEMEESKKNRVEINDVEPEVFKEMMCFIYTDKAPNLDKMADDLLAAADKYALERLKVMCEDALCTSLSVENAAEILILADLHSADQLKTQAVDFINYHAAEVMETAGWKSMVESHPHLVAEAYRSLASAQCPFLGPPRKRLKQS, encoded by the exons ATGTCAAGAGTCCCGAGTCCCCCTCCCCCTGCGGAAATGTCCAGCGGGCCTGTGGCCGAGAGCTGGTGCTACACACAG ATCAAAGTGGTGAAGTTTTCTTACATGTGGACCATCAACAACTTCAGCTTCTGTCGTGAGGAGATGGGCGAGGTCATCAAGAGCTCCACCTTCTCTTCTGGGGCCAATGACAAGCTGAAATG GTGTTTGCGAGTGAATCCCAAGGGCCTGGATGAGGAGAGCAAAGATTACCTGTCTCTCTACCTGCTGCTGGTCAGCTGTCCGAAGGCTGAGGTGCGCGCTAAGTTCAAGTTCTCCATCCTCAATGCCAAGGGAGAGGAGACCAAAGCCATGG AAAGCCAGAGAGCATATCGCTTTGTCCAGGGGAAGGACTGGGGCTTTAAAAAGTTTATCCGGAGAGACTTCCTCTTAGATGAGGCCAATGGTCTTCTACCTGACGACAAGCTCACGCTCTTCTGTGAG GTGAGTGTGGTACAGGACTCAGTCAACATATCTGGGCAGAACACCATGAACATGGTGAAGGTGCCTGACTGCCGGTTAGCAGATGAGCTTGGGGGCCTGTGGGAGAACTCGCGCTTCACAGACTGTTCCCTGTGTGTTGCTGGCCAGGAGTTTCAGGCCCACAAAGCCATCCTGGCAG CACGCTCCCCTGTATTCAGTGCCATGTTTGAGCACGAGATGGAAGAAAGCAAAAAG AACCGTGTGGAGATCAATGATGTGGAGCCCGAGGTTTTCAAAGAGATGATGTGCTTCATTTACACAGACAAGGCTCCCAACCTGGACAAGATGGCTGATGACTTGCTGGCAGCAGCTGACAAG TATGCTCTGGAGAGACTGAAGGTCATGTGTGAGGACGCTCTGTGCACCAGTCTGTCTGTTGAAAACGCTGCTGAGATCCTCATCCTGGCTGACCTGCACAGCGCCGACCAGCTCAAAACGCAGGCCGTCGACTTCATCAACTA CCACGCCGCAGAGGTGATGGAGACGGCCGGGTGGAAGTCCATGGTAGAGTCTCATCCTCACCTGGTGGCCGAAGCTTACCGCTCGCTGGCTTCAGCCCAGTGCCCTTTCCTCGGTCCCCCACGCAAGCGCCTCAAACAGTCCTAA
- the cenpt gene encoding uncharacterized protein cenpt isoform X2 translates to MDHMEDLSARVLLKNILSTEPPRTPITRSASTLQSTSGTRRSNRLSKKDAGAQTPQDILRRSLKHKIRESITRKSLPATKRRTASVVLRKMNTPAPASMLFDDGDTPRHILRNILRTEPVKSPVVHGKAMSEELQLPSANSSITNKRPSIELSGLDLPDLTIGNIASTGKGLSRKRPRRSLNVTAFEKRLRDGNDGEEENEESIGDHSSLSLSSSTSLSLKTPFVDVRTEKRGLQRRVSNRRKITVEEFGAAVNKRHGMGGVGNSAPVEQGLNKTTYSEGFTLGLSQLSEPDITTDIVNCDTALYTQPDAFSIVATQDKPTVMASQLQRQMRDVEQSKLGKEKSFYVFPTEEGVVAEPQNEECVSESQSKRDVDTADCQKEEGKRTTNSQPEDTAAMLKSKEEEGVAESQPCVSHDTAESEEDEKRVEAQTEEEGAADPQTEGDAASRSESEEEQVGPDCQTEGEEEGGVDSQPQEDDVVRFQSEEEQEGAAESQTEEEQSAVDSQSEDDVEARSEEERDAEEYQSDQEDPAANSQCEEDGDVPESLTEDKLDGKQEKEEGEHALEQLEHDLELISRRAHRSEGGLIMPVTEAGGYWADATDTAHTATDLNGSLEKGSHESSQPHIGMPDLAESSTKGQKDASCTEAEPDADKENSFHLLEVTHDIEHSGHLSHASPEEAAAQDPAEQEEEWEDEDGEESEEFPCKTPAFVREKRNFSHPDPLASPSVLKNMQARSTSEALPAAKPKQVRQRKRGPAKKEGGLPKNYLMGVFKHFAKTKVSADVYPVLKEIMDKFFDRLADDLETYAGHAKRKTIEVEDAELLLKRQGYVNDKVPVEVLIEKYLRMEQRKLLIPIATSGNVVFPKKRR, encoded by the exons ATGGATCACATGGAGGATTTATCTGCTCGGGTCCTGCTGAAAAATATCCTCAGCACCGAGCCTCCCAGGACTCCCATCACCCGCAG TGCCTCCACATTACAGAGTACCAGCGGGACCCGGCGCAGCAATAGACTGAGCAAGAAAGATGCCGGAGCCCAAACCCCACAGGACATCCTGAGGCGCAGCTTGAAGCATAAAATTCGTGAG AGTATAACCAGGAAATCCCTGCCCGCTACTAAAAGGAGGACGGCTTCGGTCGTGCTCAGGAAGATGAACACTCCCGCCCCAGCCTCAATGCTGTTTGATGATGGAGACACACCAAGGCACATCCTCAGGAACATCCTGCGGACAG AGCCTGTGAAGTCCCCAGTGGTTCATGGGAAAGCCATGTCAGAAGagctgcagctgccttcagccAACTCCAGCATTACCAACAAACGTCCTAG TATTGAGCTCTCAGGACTGGATCTGCCTGATTTAACTATTGGCAACATAGCAAGCACTGGAAAAGGACTGAGCAGAAAGAGACCACGTCGGAGCCTTAATGTAACAGCTTTTGAAAAACGACTTAGAGACGGAAATG ATGgtgaagaggaaaatgaagaatCAATAGGCGACCATTCATCACTTTCTTTGTCAAG TTCCACCTCTTTGAGTCTAAAAACACCCTTTGTGGATGTTCGGACTGAGAAAAGAGGCCTGCAGAGAAGAGTTTCCAACCGTCGAAAAATCACAGTGGAAGAATTTGGCGCCGCTGTCAATAAACGGCATGGGATGGGAG GAGTGGGCAACTCTGCGCCAGTGGAGCAGGGTCTCAATAAGACCACCTACTCTGAGGGCTTCACCCTGGGCCTAAGCCAGCTCAGTGAACCTGACATCACAACTGACATTGTCAACTGTGACACGGCCCTCTACACCCAGCCTGATGCCTTTTCCATTGTTGCAACGCAGGACAAACCCACAGTGATGGCTTCTCAGCTtcagagacagatgagagacGTGGAGCAGAGCAAGCTGGGGAAAGAGAAGTCATTTTATGTATTTCCAACCGAGGAGGGAGTTGTGGCAGAACCTCAGAATGAAGAATGTGTATCTGAGTCTCAGTCAAAGAGAGATGTGGACACAGCTGACTGTCaaaaggaggaagggaagagaacAACCAATAGTCAACCTGAAGACACTGCAGCCATGTTGAAATCTAAGGAAGAGGAAGGTGTAGCAGAATCTCAGCCTTGTGTCAGCCATGATACAGCTGAGTCTGAGGAAGACGAGAAGAGAGTGGAGGCTCAAACAGAAGAGGAAGGCGCAGCTGATCCTCAAACTGAAGGGGACGCTGCAAGTAGGTCTGAGTCTGAGGAAGAACAGGTTGGACCTGACTGCCAaactgaaggagaagaagaaggtggGGTTGATTCCCAGCCACAAGAGGATGATGTAGTCAGGTTTCAGTCTGAGGAAGAGCAGGAAGGTGCGGCCGAATCTCAAACTGAAGAAGAACAAAGTGCTGTTGATTCTCAGTCTGAGGATGATGTTGAAGCCAGgtcagaggaagagagggatgcaGAGGAATATCAAAGTGATCAAGAAGATCCTGCAGCCAATTCTCAATGTGAGGAAGACGGGGATGTGCCTGAGTCTCTGACAGAAGATAAGCTTGATGGGAAGCAGGAGAAGGAAGAGGGCGAGCACGCTTTAGAACAGCTGGAACATGACTTGGAACTCATCAGTCGAAGGGCTCATCGCTCTGAGGGGGGACTCATTATGCCTGTTACAGAAGCAGGGGGGTATTGGGCAGATGCCACAGACACAG CACACACTGCTACTGATCTAAACGGCAGCTTGGAAAAAGGGAGCCATGAGAGCAGCCAGCCTCATATCGGGATGCCTGACTTGGCTGAGTCTTCAACCAAAGGACAGAAAGATGCTTCTTGTACAGAAGCTGAGCCTGATGCTGATAAAGAGAACTCCTTTCATCTTCTGGAGGTGACACATGATATTGAACACAGTGGCCACCTGAGTCATGCTTCACCTGAAGAAGCTGCTGCTCAGGACCCTGCTGAACAGGAAGAAGAGTGGGAGGATGAAGATGGTGAAGAGAGTGAGg AGTTCCCCTGCAAGACTCCAGCATTTGTCAGAGAGAAACGGAATTTTTCTCACCCTGATCCTCTGGCCTCACCTTCTGTTCTTAAGAATATGCAAGCCCG TAGTACAAGTGAAGCTTTACCTGCAGCTAAACCTAAGCAGGTGCGACAGAGAAAGCGAGGGCCAGCTAAGAAAGAAGGCGGCCTTCCTAAGAATTACCTCATGGGCGTGTTCAAGCACTTTGCCAAAACGAAGGTCTCTGCCGACGTTTACCCTGTCCTAAAAGAAAT AATGGATAAATTCTTTGACCGGCTGGCAGACGACTTGGAGACGTATGCAGGTCATGCAAAGAGAAAAACCATAGAGGTTGAGGATGCTGAACTCCTGTTGAAAAG GCAGGGTTATGTGAATGACAAAGTGCCGGTGGAAGTGCTTATCGAAAAATATCTGCGCATGGAGCAACGTAAACTCCTGATCCCCATTGCAACCAGTGGAAATGTTGTTTTCCCTAAAAAGCGGAGGTGA
- the cenpt gene encoding uncharacterized protein cenpt isoform X1 — translation MDHMEDLSARVLLKNILSTEPPRTPITRSASTLQSTSGTRRSNRLSKKDAGAQTPQDILRRSLKHKIRESITRKSLPATKRRTASVVLRKMNTPAPASMLFDDGDTPRHILRNILRTEPVKSPVVHGKAMSEELQLPSANSSITNKRPSIELSGLDLPDLTIGNIASTGKGLSRKRPRRSLNVTAFEKRLRDGNDGEEENEESIGDHSSLSLSSSTSLSLKTPFVDVRTEKRGLQRRVSNRRKITVEEFGAAVNKRHGMGGDDGVGNSAPVEQGLNKTTYSEGFTLGLSQLSEPDITTDIVNCDTALYTQPDAFSIVATQDKPTVMASQLQRQMRDVEQSKLGKEKSFYVFPTEEGVVAEPQNEECVSESQSKRDVDTADCQKEEGKRTTNSQPEDTAAMLKSKEEEGVAESQPCVSHDTAESEEDEKRVEAQTEEEGAADPQTEGDAASRSESEEEQVGPDCQTEGEEEGGVDSQPQEDDVVRFQSEEEQEGAAESQTEEEQSAVDSQSEDDVEARSEEERDAEEYQSDQEDPAANSQCEEDGDVPESLTEDKLDGKQEKEEGEHALEQLEHDLELISRRAHRSEGGLIMPVTEAGGYWADATDTAHTATDLNGSLEKGSHESSQPHIGMPDLAESSTKGQKDASCTEAEPDADKENSFHLLEVTHDIEHSGHLSHASPEEAAAQDPAEQEEEWEDEDGEESEEFPCKTPAFVREKRNFSHPDPLASPSVLKNMQARSTSEALPAAKPKQVRQRKRGPAKKEGGLPKNYLMGVFKHFAKTKVSADVYPVLKEIMDKFFDRLADDLETYAGHAKRKTIEVEDAELLLKRQGYVNDKVPVEVLIEKYLRMEQRKLLIPIATSGNVVFPKKRR, via the exons ATGGATCACATGGAGGATTTATCTGCTCGGGTCCTGCTGAAAAATATCCTCAGCACCGAGCCTCCCAGGACTCCCATCACCCGCAG TGCCTCCACATTACAGAGTACCAGCGGGACCCGGCGCAGCAATAGACTGAGCAAGAAAGATGCCGGAGCCCAAACCCCACAGGACATCCTGAGGCGCAGCTTGAAGCATAAAATTCGTGAG AGTATAACCAGGAAATCCCTGCCCGCTACTAAAAGGAGGACGGCTTCGGTCGTGCTCAGGAAGATGAACACTCCCGCCCCAGCCTCAATGCTGTTTGATGATGGAGACACACCAAGGCACATCCTCAGGAACATCCTGCGGACAG AGCCTGTGAAGTCCCCAGTGGTTCATGGGAAAGCCATGTCAGAAGagctgcagctgccttcagccAACTCCAGCATTACCAACAAACGTCCTAG TATTGAGCTCTCAGGACTGGATCTGCCTGATTTAACTATTGGCAACATAGCAAGCACTGGAAAAGGACTGAGCAGAAAGAGACCACGTCGGAGCCTTAATGTAACAGCTTTTGAAAAACGACTTAGAGACGGAAATG ATGgtgaagaggaaaatgaagaatCAATAGGCGACCATTCATCACTTTCTTTGTCAAG TTCCACCTCTTTGAGTCTAAAAACACCCTTTGTGGATGTTCGGACTGAGAAAAGAGGCCTGCAGAGAAGAGTTTCCAACCGTCGAAAAATCACAGTGGAAGAATTTGGCGCCGCTGTCAATAAACGGCATGGGATGGGAGGTGACGATG GAGTGGGCAACTCTGCGCCAGTGGAGCAGGGTCTCAATAAGACCACCTACTCTGAGGGCTTCACCCTGGGCCTAAGCCAGCTCAGTGAACCTGACATCACAACTGACATTGTCAACTGTGACACGGCCCTCTACACCCAGCCTGATGCCTTTTCCATTGTTGCAACGCAGGACAAACCCACAGTGATGGCTTCTCAGCTtcagagacagatgagagacGTGGAGCAGAGCAAGCTGGGGAAAGAGAAGTCATTTTATGTATTTCCAACCGAGGAGGGAGTTGTGGCAGAACCTCAGAATGAAGAATGTGTATCTGAGTCTCAGTCAAAGAGAGATGTGGACACAGCTGACTGTCaaaaggaggaagggaagagaacAACCAATAGTCAACCTGAAGACACTGCAGCCATGTTGAAATCTAAGGAAGAGGAAGGTGTAGCAGAATCTCAGCCTTGTGTCAGCCATGATACAGCTGAGTCTGAGGAAGACGAGAAGAGAGTGGAGGCTCAAACAGAAGAGGAAGGCGCAGCTGATCCTCAAACTGAAGGGGACGCTGCAAGTAGGTCTGAGTCTGAGGAAGAACAGGTTGGACCTGACTGCCAaactgaaggagaagaagaaggtggGGTTGATTCCCAGCCACAAGAGGATGATGTAGTCAGGTTTCAGTCTGAGGAAGAGCAGGAAGGTGCGGCCGAATCTCAAACTGAAGAAGAACAAAGTGCTGTTGATTCTCAGTCTGAGGATGATGTTGAAGCCAGgtcagaggaagagagggatgcaGAGGAATATCAAAGTGATCAAGAAGATCCTGCAGCCAATTCTCAATGTGAGGAAGACGGGGATGTGCCTGAGTCTCTGACAGAAGATAAGCTTGATGGGAAGCAGGAGAAGGAAGAGGGCGAGCACGCTTTAGAACAGCTGGAACATGACTTGGAACTCATCAGTCGAAGGGCTCATCGCTCTGAGGGGGGACTCATTATGCCTGTTACAGAAGCAGGGGGGTATTGGGCAGATGCCACAGACACAG CACACACTGCTACTGATCTAAACGGCAGCTTGGAAAAAGGGAGCCATGAGAGCAGCCAGCCTCATATCGGGATGCCTGACTTGGCTGAGTCTTCAACCAAAGGACAGAAAGATGCTTCTTGTACAGAAGCTGAGCCTGATGCTGATAAAGAGAACTCCTTTCATCTTCTGGAGGTGACACATGATATTGAACACAGTGGCCACCTGAGTCATGCTTCACCTGAAGAAGCTGCTGCTCAGGACCCTGCTGAACAGGAAGAAGAGTGGGAGGATGAAGATGGTGAAGAGAGTGAGg AGTTCCCCTGCAAGACTCCAGCATTTGTCAGAGAGAAACGGAATTTTTCTCACCCTGATCCTCTGGCCTCACCTTCTGTTCTTAAGAATATGCAAGCCCG TAGTACAAGTGAAGCTTTACCTGCAGCTAAACCTAAGCAGGTGCGACAGAGAAAGCGAGGGCCAGCTAAGAAAGAAGGCGGCCTTCCTAAGAATTACCTCATGGGCGTGTTCAAGCACTTTGCCAAAACGAAGGTCTCTGCCGACGTTTACCCTGTCCTAAAAGAAAT AATGGATAAATTCTTTGACCGGCTGGCAGACGACTTGGAGACGTATGCAGGTCATGCAAAGAGAAAAACCATAGAGGTTGAGGATGCTGAACTCCTGTTGAAAAG GCAGGGTTATGTGAATGACAAAGTGCCGGTGGAAGTGCTTATCGAAAAATATCTGCGCATGGAGCAACGTAAACTCCTGATCCCCATTGCAACCAGTGGAAATGTTGTTTTCCCTAAAAAGCGGAGGTGA
- the LOC120794428 gene encoding cytochrome c oxidase subunit NDUFA4-like, which yields MSSVFRLVAKQVKSHPALIPLFVFIGGGVTMSITYLGRLALKNPDVSWDRKNNPEPWNKLQHDQQYKLFTVNMDYSKLKKDRPDF from the exons ATGTCGTCTGTGTTTAGGCTCGTCGCCAAACAGGTCAAGAGCCACCCAGCT CTGATCCCACTCTTCGTCTTCATCGGTGGCGGGGTAACCATGAGCATCACGTACTTGGGTCGCCTGGCTCTGAAAAACCCTGATGTCTC ATGGGATCGCAAGAACAACCCTGAGCCCTGGAACAAACTGCAGCACGATCAGCAGTACAAA CTTTTCACGGTTAACATGGACTACTCCAAGCTGAAGAAGGACAGGCCTGATTTCTAA